The genomic stretch TGGGGACGACGTCACCCTTTCCGGCTTTGGCACGTTCAAGCGCAAAGAGAATTCGGCTCGCAAGGGCCGCAACCCAGCGACCGGCGAGGCTATCGACATCGCGGCCTCGTCCTCCCTGGGCTTCAAGCAGGCGCAGGCGGTGAAGGATGAGCTGAACGCCTAAACCAACAACGCGAAACCCGCCCGGTCTAGCCGGGCGCGGTCACCAGGGCGTGGCGGTCCTGGTCTGATGAGCAGCCAAACGCCCCGATTTTCGAAAGAAACCACTCATGACACACGCCCAGAATCCGACTCCCGAAACAACCTCAAGGCCCGCAAAGATCCCCGATGGGGTCGTCGAGATTAAAGGCAAAAAATACCGCACCAATGCCAAAGGCTCTTTGGTGCCCGCTGAGCTGGTGAAAGCCCAGGACGCGCTCCAGGACGAGACGGTCCGCAAGATGATCGGCTATGGCAAGGCCCTTAGCGAACAGATTGCCCGGTTCAAGGCCCATACATTCAACGATATCAGCGCATTCGAAGCGCTGCTGGCCCAAGAATACGACGCCACTGTCGGTGGCAAGAAAGGCAACAAGACCCTGTTCAGCTATGACGGGTTGTACAAGGTCCAGGTGCAGATCGCCGAGTCCTTTGATTTTGGCCCTGAATTGCAGATCGCCAAAGGGCTGGTGGACGAGTGCCTGAATGAGTGGGCCGCAGACTCTGGCCCTGAGCTGCGCGCCATCGTGACCAAGGCGTTCAACACCGACAAAGAGGGGCAAATCAACCGCTCTGAAATCTTCATGCTCCTGAACCTGGACATCGCCGACGAGCGCTGGAAGCGGGCCATGCAGGCTATCCGCGACGCCATGCGGGTGGTCGGTTCCAAAACCTATGTCCGCTTCTACGAGCGGGCCTCTCAGACCGCCGCATGGGAAGCGATCACCATTGATCTTTCAAAGGCGTAGGAGGCTGCGATCATGGAACTGACCGAAGATGAAATCCGCGCCAGCCTCAAAGAGGGAATGAGCCTCTACGCAACCAGGTTGCACCGCGCCAATCTGGTGCTGGGCAACCGGCTCGCAGTCCTTCGCCAGGAGGCTGACCTGGCCAAACTTCCAGACGGCCGCTTTGACCAGGTTGCGCGGGAAGAAATGGAAGTGGCCGACCGGCGTATGCGAGCCAACGTCCAGATCTGCCACCCGGTAACATCTTTCCTGCAGGAGGTCTCGTGATGAGCCGCGCCCTGCAACAAAAGATCCACGTCGGGTGCCGCAAGCTTGGCCTAGACAGTGACGCCCGCCGGGATCTCCAGCTTGCGGCGACCGGCAAAGCGTCCATGAAGGACATGAGTGAAGCCGACTTAAAGGTGGTTTTAAAGCGCCTTCAAGACAGCGGTTTCAAGGCCAGATCTGGCAAGAAAAAGCGCGCCAAGGCATCCCGCGCCGATCTGCGCCTGGTCCACGTTCTTTGGACGAAACTTGGCGATGCCGGTCAGCTACGCGACCCCAGCCGCAAAGGGTTGAACAAGTTCATCCGCGCCAGATTTGAGAACGCTTGGAGCAACGTGCCCGCTGACGTGGATATGATGCGCGACCACGCCGAGATCGACCAGGTCATTCAAGCTCTCAAGAGCTGGGGCCAGCGCGTGGATATCGACTTCGAGTGGGGGGACCATCAGCAATGAACAACCCGCGTTGCGAAATCTCAGACCATGCCATCCTGCGCTACCTAGAGCGGGTCCAGGGCATCAACATCAACGCCGTTCGTCGCAAGATCGGTAAGGCGGTAGCCCTGGGAGACGAATTCCCCGACGCGCGCGGTGTCTTCCACGGGGGATATCTTTACCGGATCCGCAATCGCACCGTGGTCACGGTGTTGCCTGTTCGTAGGAACCGGAAGAAGTCTGGAAAGGGCAAGCGAAATGGCAAAGCCTGATCCTGCTTCACCCTCTCTGCCCCACCCCAAACCCACCGCCCAGGTCGCGCCCTACTTTGAGGCGCTCGGCCTGGAAGACACCTTGAAGTTCTTAGAGACCTTTGGCGGCAATGAGATCTATATCGCAAGCCACCCCTCCTACCGTTCCCGTGTTGCGGCCTGTGTCGGCTATCCCAAAGCGCGGATGCTGTCGGAGATTTCTGCGCGCCTTCAGCGCCGCGTTCCACTGGCCAAAAAGTGGCGCGCCCAGGTCTACCGTTCGCAGGGCTTGAAAATTTCTCAGATTGCCACCAGACTTGGCGTCACCGACGTTATGGTCAGAAACTATTTGCGCGAAATGCCAAAGCCGCCGGACGACCCCGACCAGATGCCCCTCTTTTGACCAAACGCCCGCAAATGCTTGCGGGCATTTTTTTTGTGCAAACCCCGGCAATCTGAACCCCACCGAAACGGGTTTTCAGAAGGGCCACGCGATGAAGTCAGTTCAGCAAATTGCAGAAGAGATTGTCGCCCGTGAAGGCGGCTATGTGAATGACCCCGACGATCCGGGCGGGGCCACCAACTACGGCGTGACAATCCACACCATGCGCCGCCTCGGGTTGGACCTGGACCGCGACGGCGACATCGATACGCAGGACGTCCGCAAACTGACCCGCGCCCAGGCCGTTGAAATCTTCATTCGTCACTACTTTGAAAAGCCCCGGATCAACCTGCTGCCGGCCACGCTGCAAGCCTCCGTCTTTGATATGTACGTCAACGCCGGAGGCAATGCGGTTAAGATCCTGCAAAAGCTATTGGCTGATTTTCAAGAACCTGTGGCAGTCGACGGGGCACTTGGCCCGAAGACCGCGCAGGCGGTGCACCGCGCGTTCAAAAAGGCCGGCGACTATTTCGTCGATGCCTACGGCATTGCCCGGCGCAACTATTACTTCCGCCTCGCTGATCGCCGCCGCGCGTCCCGCAAGTATGCCCGCACCCGTGCA from Phaeobacter sp. G2 encodes the following:
- a CDS encoding HU family DNA-binding protein, which codes for MPKLTKAELIRAVAEETGQSQDAVDKTLSALTHKIIQTVKNGDDVTLSGFGTFKRKENSARKGRNPATGEAIDIAASSSLGFKQAQAVKDELNA
- a CDS encoding regulatory protein GemA; translated protein: MSRALQQKIHVGCRKLGLDSDARRDLQLAATGKASMKDMSEADLKVVLKRLQDSGFKARSGKKKRAKASRADLRLVHVLWTKLGDAGQLRDPSRKGLNKFIRARFENAWSNVPADVDMMRDHAEIDQVIQALKSWGQRVDIDFEWGDHQQ
- a CDS encoding DUF3164 family protein; translated protein: MTHAQNPTPETTSRPAKIPDGVVEIKGKKYRTNAKGSLVPAELVKAQDALQDETVRKMIGYGKALSEQIARFKAHTFNDISAFEALLAQEYDATVGGKKGNKTLFSYDGLYKVQVQIAESFDFGPELQIAKGLVDECLNEWAADSGPELRAIVTKAFNTDKEGQINRSEIFMLLNLDIADERWKRAMQAIRDAMRVVGSKTYVRFYERASQTAAWEAITIDLSKA
- a CDS encoding helix-turn-helix domain-containing protein translates to MAKPDPASPSLPHPKPTAQVAPYFEALGLEDTLKFLETFGGNEIYIASHPSYRSRVAACVGYPKARMLSEISARLQRRVPLAKKWRAQVYRSQGLKISQIATRLGVTDVMVRNYLREMPKPPDDPDQMPLF
- a CDS encoding holin-associated N-acetylmuramidase, with translation MKSVQQIAEEIVAREGGYVNDPDDPGGATNYGVTIHTMRRLGLDLDRDGDIDTQDVRKLTRAQAVEIFIRHYFEKPRINLLPATLQASVFDMYVNAGGNAVKILQKLLADFQEPVAVDGALGPKTAQAVHRAFKKAGDYFVDAYGIARRNYYFRLADRRRASRKYARTRAGGKGGWIKRAEEFISPRFHMSDAEFQGRISKWAN